One part of the Rhodococcus oxybenzonivorans genome encodes these proteins:
- a CDS encoding DNA/RNA non-specific endonuclease: MTTVNSMGRRRVRLDSPAMTFASEKQRQAEAAERRARERVAQRREHVDALAGPGGIAAVETPERIAKRLDRLTRYYTGEDVPQATPTAASGVLVEEALDRVSEWVDSDASADQVLEKIINTSDFVGVRYLDAGVAAARSIGRVNIRDSRGNLQGYGTGFLVSPTLLLTNHHVLPSPETARSSVIEFDYQDGIDGNPLPVQVFPLDPGRFFLADRERDFALVAVRAPAPVLAQFGFNRLFAAEGKAVIGEFVTIVQHPRGDKKQIALRENRIVDIPERFLHYSADTEPGSSGSPVFNDQWEVVALHHASVRAPQHTEFGGILNEGVRISRILKFVADQDMPRKWRALVDEIVSAEQELATPSSSLRQDVVPREEITVRVPLEITVRLGSAEPRRAAGGEPSDSEAISIDPDYSNRRGYDPGFLRVHLPLPVAGPQVASVASEELRYHHFSVVMHTERALALFTAVNIDGKQSQNPKRDRDRWILDPRLPARQQTGERVYENNPLDRGHLVRRLDPAWGPNAKAANDDTFHFTNCTPQHHDFNAGKTLWLGLEDYVLKNADNADLAVSVLTGPVLAADDPRYRGVALPRQFWKTVAMAKRDGGLSVTGYLLTQAALLDEFTEGEESFSYGAYRTFQVPVRRIAQLTGLDLDAYVAADPLEQVEGTTLPRELIRPQDLIL; encoded by the coding sequence ATGACCACCGTCAACAGCATGGGACGCCGTAGAGTTCGACTCGATTCGCCCGCAATGACATTCGCGAGTGAGAAACAGCGGCAGGCCGAAGCGGCCGAGCGCCGCGCACGGGAGAGGGTCGCGCAGAGACGCGAGCATGTGGACGCGCTCGCCGGTCCCGGTGGAATCGCGGCCGTCGAGACTCCCGAACGAATCGCCAAACGCCTGGATCGGCTCACCCGCTATTACACAGGCGAGGACGTACCGCAGGCGACCCCCACCGCAGCGTCGGGTGTCCTCGTGGAGGAGGCGCTCGACCGGGTGAGTGAGTGGGTGGATAGTGACGCCTCGGCCGATCAGGTGCTGGAAAAAATCATCAACACCTCCGATTTCGTGGGAGTACGCTATCTCGATGCCGGGGTGGCGGCTGCACGGTCGATCGGAAGGGTGAACATCCGCGATTCCCGGGGAAACCTGCAGGGCTACGGCACAGGCTTTCTCGTTTCGCCGACCTTGCTTCTGACGAATCACCATGTGCTGCCGAGCCCCGAAACAGCACGCAGCAGCGTAATCGAGTTCGATTACCAGGACGGTATCGACGGCAACCCGCTTCCGGTGCAAGTCTTCCCGCTGGATCCGGGCCGGTTCTTCCTCGCCGATCGGGAGCGCGACTTCGCCTTGGTGGCGGTTCGGGCACCTGCGCCGGTTCTCGCCCAGTTCGGATTCAACCGGCTGTTCGCCGCGGAGGGCAAGGCCGTCATCGGAGAGTTCGTGACCATCGTGCAGCATCCGCGCGGAGACAAGAAGCAAATTGCCCTGCGGGAGAACCGCATCGTCGATATTCCCGAACGATTTCTGCACTATTCGGCGGACACCGAGCCAGGCTCCTCGGGCTCCCCGGTGTTCAACGACCAGTGGGAAGTGGTTGCACTCCACCACGCGAGCGTACGAGCACCGCAGCACACCGAGTTCGGTGGGATCCTCAACGAGGGGGTGCGGATCAGCCGCATCCTGAAGTTTGTCGCCGACCAGGACATGCCGCGGAAGTGGCGCGCTCTCGTCGACGAGATCGTCAGCGCGGAGCAGGAATTAGCGACACCCTCTTCATCGCTCCGGCAGGACGTGGTGCCCAGGGAGGAAATCACCGTGCGCGTTCCGTTGGAAATTACTGTCCGCCTCGGTTCCGCCGAACCTCGCAGGGCCGCCGGCGGTGAGCCTAGTGACTCCGAAGCAATTTCGATCGACCCCGACTACAGCAACCGCCGTGGTTACGACCCGGGCTTCCTGCGAGTTCATCTACCCTTGCCGGTGGCCGGCCCGCAGGTGGCTTCGGTTGCGTCCGAAGAGCTCCGCTATCACCACTTCAGCGTAGTCATGCACACCGAGCGGGCTCTTGCGCTGTTCACAGCTGTCAACATCGACGGCAAGCAGTCACAGAATCCGAAGCGGGACCGTGACCGCTGGATCCTCGACCCTCGACTCCCGGCACGCCAACAAACCGGCGAGCGTGTGTACGAGAACAACCCGCTCGACCGAGGGCACCTCGTGCGCCGACTGGACCCCGCCTGGGGGCCGAATGCGAAGGCGGCAAATGACGACACGTTCCACTTCACGAACTGCACTCCGCAGCACCACGACTTCAACGCGGGGAAGACGCTGTGGCTCGGACTCGAAGATTACGTGCTGAAGAACGCCGACAACGCCGATCTTGCCGTGAGTGTCCTGACGGGCCCGGTGCTCGCCGCCGACGATCCCCGCTACCGTGGTGTGGCGCTGCCGCGTCAGTTCTGGAAGACCGTGGCGATGGCCAAGCGAGACGGCGGCCTCTCGGTTACCGGCTACCTGCTCACGCAGGCGGCACTGCTCGACGAGTTCACGGAAGGGGAGGAGTCGTTCTCCTACGGCGCGTATCGCACGTTTCAGGTTCCGGTACGGAGGATCGCCCAGTTGACCGGGCTCGACCTGGACGCCTACGTCGCGGCTGATCCACTCGAACAGGTCGAGGGCACCACTCTGCCCCGTGAATTGATCCGCCCCCAGGACCTCATCCTCTGA
- a CDS encoding CHAT domain-containing protein, producing the protein MIPPSRRSFEELEISVLEAGDYMWLSARSPQGSVFAVKRPLPEWKLPREVTGRPVDEPGEWLTDAVRHARPDAGPEALEVGKVLTDLVFGVPEIVTLLQQTRGTAGTAGNQLLIRILAAPNRIAAWPWELLLDPQRPDRFLSMARDVHVVRSGRSRTYPIRQAPIDPPLNLLLVMSSPLRSGPDESEAPFDLYAEKRSLLTELQPMVDRGLLRVVVEDRPSVERLRTRMGMQRRGFHLFHYLGHANPHGLKLERRNGRGTLLRSQEFALLLQQLPDLRLAVFAGCETARAPGVSAADETWPGQLSSADYCVRDACPMVIGMQAVLPFGTERLFTRFFYQGLTAGQSVAEALRLARLAINGDENSGDPLLNWAVPCLFVGGSDPGAVIDPDAKARPRPAPRKVSRHLGVRQGELRFISRLTELREAVDVLSGNTSARLLQVVGMPATGKTSLLDRVLEELDPDIAQLFISAKRLLAEPEPVRELACLVKELIDGKGLRAVPAGRFSADDWWERLIGDLGAVPAAIVIDDADLLAADSAGASDLVNALVTLTGRRGRARLAVATTTDLDQLTQSLRPSEVRTIRLEALSWPEVWQWIRRNLPTLTRFSETELSKLYGELRHLELWEQLADLVGQSNSFDSDDLPALVKQVAVPPGKVPAAAAIGSDFFGTSAELESDMERLCPATPVKRPLQLAVAGPFTARRRQEVAVALTQCAINHGVPGRVVAGETGVDESALAELLSHELAFTDGAPSEREVCLWLEEAGRAGADIIVLDYGNAEPTDTQNTIIADLVREGRLVIASGDHSDEPSFPAWSTDALAIGAVEDDGSLTHETPYFSREGKPDIYAPRTISGTTCEQIVEEPEMEGTTFAALYVAAAAMLVWATDRNLTASEVRALLLDTAVPIPAGRGESAKRLDMEAALDRARRRLIVGALGSEALELGQLLAETPIRPELAVPILDALVAEGGAVRKVVRNGVEQFERSDSAVTPKYE; encoded by the coding sequence ATGATTCCGCCATCGAGGCGCAGTTTCGAAGAGCTGGAAATCAGTGTCCTCGAGGCCGGGGACTACATGTGGCTCTCGGCGAGATCCCCGCAGGGTTCGGTTTTCGCGGTGAAACGACCTCTGCCCGAGTGGAAGCTACCCCGCGAAGTCACCGGCAGGCCGGTCGACGAACCGGGTGAATGGCTCACCGATGCCGTCCGGCACGCTCGCCCGGACGCCGGACCCGAAGCACTCGAGGTGGGGAAGGTGCTGACAGACCTGGTGTTCGGTGTGCCGGAGATCGTCACGCTTCTGCAGCAGACACGTGGCACGGCAGGGACCGCGGGGAACCAGTTGCTCATTCGGATACTCGCGGCGCCGAACCGCATCGCCGCATGGCCGTGGGAGTTGTTACTGGATCCCCAGCGCCCGGACAGGTTCCTGTCCATGGCGCGGGACGTCCACGTGGTGCGGTCGGGACGAAGCCGCACCTACCCGATCCGGCAAGCGCCGATCGATCCACCACTCAATCTGTTGCTGGTCATGTCGAGTCCCCTTCGCTCGGGCCCGGACGAGTCCGAGGCACCGTTCGACCTCTATGCTGAAAAACGCAGTCTGCTGACGGAGTTGCAGCCGATGGTCGATCGAGGCCTGTTGCGTGTGGTGGTGGAGGATCGCCCCTCGGTCGAGCGTCTGCGGACTCGTATGGGGATGCAACGCCGCGGCTTTCATCTGTTCCACTACCTCGGGCATGCCAATCCCCACGGACTGAAGCTGGAACGCCGCAACGGTCGTGGGACACTTCTGCGGAGCCAAGAATTCGCTCTCTTGCTACAACAGCTTCCGGATCTTCGACTCGCTGTTTTCGCGGGATGTGAGACGGCGCGCGCGCCGGGTGTCTCGGCGGCGGACGAAACGTGGCCGGGCCAGCTGTCGTCGGCAGACTACTGCGTGCGGGATGCGTGTCCGATGGTAATCGGGATGCAAGCCGTGCTGCCCTTCGGGACGGAGCGACTGTTCACCCGCTTCTTCTACCAGGGACTCACCGCCGGGCAATCCGTCGCCGAGGCGCTGCGGTTGGCGCGTCTCGCGATCAACGGCGACGAGAACAGCGGTGATCCTCTGCTGAACTGGGCCGTGCCCTGTCTGTTCGTCGGCGGAAGCGATCCCGGTGCGGTCATCGACCCGGACGCGAAGGCGCGGCCGAGGCCTGCGCCGCGCAAGGTCAGTCGCCACCTGGGCGTACGTCAGGGTGAACTGCGCTTCATCTCCCGGCTCACCGAGTTGCGTGAGGCCGTGGACGTATTGTCCGGGAACACTTCGGCGCGGCTTCTCCAGGTGGTCGGCATGCCGGCCACCGGGAAGACCTCACTTCTCGACCGGGTGCTCGAGGAACTCGACCCGGACATCGCGCAACTTTTCATCAGCGCCAAACGTCTGCTCGCGGAACCCGAACCGGTCCGCGAACTGGCCTGCCTCGTCAAGGAACTTATCGACGGCAAGGGTCTTCGGGCGGTGCCGGCGGGTAGGTTCAGCGCCGACGACTGGTGGGAACGGTTGATCGGGGATCTCGGGGCCGTGCCCGCCGCGATTGTGATCGACGATGCGGACTTGCTCGCAGCTGATTCCGCCGGAGCATCTGACCTCGTGAACGCGCTTGTCACCCTCACCGGACGACGCGGCCGCGCACGGTTGGCGGTGGCCACCACGACCGATCTCGATCAACTGACGCAGTCGCTGCGACCGTCCGAAGTGCGCACGATCCGCCTCGAGGCACTCTCCTGGCCCGAGGTGTGGCAATGGATCCGCCGCAATCTGCCGACACTCACTCGCTTCTCCGAGACGGAACTGTCCAAACTGTACGGCGAACTGCGCCACCTCGAACTGTGGGAACAACTAGCCGATCTGGTTGGCCAGAGTAATTCCTTCGATTCGGACGATCTGCCCGCCCTGGTCAAGCAGGTCGCGGTTCCACCCGGAAAGGTTCCTGCGGCAGCGGCGATCGGCAGCGACTTCTTCGGGACGTCGGCCGAACTCGAATCCGACATGGAGCGACTGTGTCCCGCGACTCCGGTAAAACGCCCATTGCAGTTGGCGGTCGCCGGGCCGTTCACTGCCCGGCGCCGTCAGGAGGTCGCCGTCGCACTCACCCAGTGCGCCATCAACCATGGAGTACCAGGACGGGTCGTCGCCGGCGAAACAGGAGTCGATGAATCTGCTCTTGCCGAACTGCTGTCACACGAGTTGGCGTTTACCGACGGCGCGCCGTCGGAGCGCGAAGTCTGTCTGTGGTTGGAAGAAGCGGGGCGAGCGGGAGCCGACATCATCGTTCTCGACTACGGGAACGCGGAGCCGACCGACACCCAGAACACGATCATCGCCGATCTGGTCAGAGAGGGTCGACTGGTGATCGCGTCAGGTGATCACTCGGACGAACCCAGCTTCCCTGCGTGGAGCACCGACGCACTTGCGATCGGTGCGGTCGAGGACGACGGCTCCCTCACCCACGAGACGCCGTACTTCTCCCGAGAGGGCAAGCCGGACATCTACGCGCCGAGAACCATCTCCGGGACCACCTGCGAACAGATTGTCGAAGAACCGGAGATGGAGGGGACGACCTTCGCCGCGCTGTACGTGGCTGCCGCTGCGATGCTGGTGTGGGCCACCGACCGGAATCTGACGGCCTCCGAGGTCCGTGCACTGCTGCTGGACACGGCAGTCCCGATACCGGCGGGGCGTGGTGAGTCCGCGAAGCGGCTGGACATGGAAGCTGCACTGGATCGAGCCCGCCGCAGGCTCATCGTCGGCGCGCTCGGGTCGGAGGCGCTCGAACTCGGGCAACTACTCGCCGAAACACCGATCCGCCCAGAATTGGCGGTACCGATCCTCGACGCCCTCGTGGCCGAGGGCGGTGCCGTCCGCAAGGTGGTCCGCAACGGTGTCGAGCAGTTCGAGCGTAGCGATTCCGCGGTGACGCCGAAATACGAGTAG